The DNA region GTATCCAGTTCCACGTTTTTATCCTGAATGCTTCTCAGTGAGGAACTAACGAATGCCAGCAAGAATGCAACGATAACAACCATTACCGAAGCATAAATGATAGTATAACTATTACTATTGGTATTCATTTTCTTCGGGTATTTTAATTGTTAGACTTGATTGCACGTTTCTCGCGGCGGCTGATGTTGCCCTGTACTACACAGTAGTCAATCAGCGGAGCAAAGATATTCATCAGCAGGATGGCGAGCATCATACCTTCGGGGTAACCGGGGTTCAGTACACGGATCACGATGGCCATGACGCCAATCAGGAAACCGAAGATATACTTACCCGTCTCGGTACGTGCCGAAGTTACGGGGTCGGTAGCCATGAACACGGCACCAAAACAGAAACCACCCAGCACGAGGTGTTCGTACCAAGGCATCTGAGCCATCGGAGTGTCAGGACCAACTGTATTGAACACCCAAGCCATGAATGCACCACCTACGAATACGGAGAACATCGTCTTCCAGCTTGCAATGCCCGTTACCAGCAACAGGATAGCACCGAGGGCAATGGCAATTACACTCGTCTCACCAATAGAACCCGGTATCAGCCCCGTCACCATATCCCAGGAGAAAGGCGGAACGGCACCTGTAGTGGCAGCTTCACCCAAAGGAGTAGCTACGGTCAATCCGTCAACAGCCTGTCCCATGCCGAAGATAGAATCACCCGATACCCATACGGCATCACCGGACATCTTGGTGGGATATGCGAAGAACAGGAATGCACGGGTAATCAAGGCAACGTTGAATACGTTCATACCCGTACCACCGAACACTTCCTTAGCAAAGATTACAGAGAATGCAGTAGCCACTGCCAGAATCCACAGCGGACAGTCCACCGGAACAATCATAGGGATAAGGATACCGGAAACAAGGAAACCTTCCTGGATTTCTTCTTTCTTCCACTGAGCCACTACGAACTCAATACCCAAACCTACTACATAAGATACAATGATTTTTGGCAATACAGCCAGGAAACCGTAGGCAAACAATTCGATAAAGCTACCAGTAGCACCGGTAGCATGGAAATGCTGATAACCCACGTTATACATACCGAACAACAACGCCGGTATCAACGCAATAACCACCATCGACATAATGCGTTTGCTGTCGATAGCGTCGTGAATGTGCGTTCCCGATTTCGAAGTCCTGTTGGGGACGAACAGGAATGTCTCGAATCCGTCGAACACAGACTGGAATGCGTGGTATTTACCGCCCTCTTCAAAGTTCGGCTTTATCTTGTCGAGATAATTTCTTAACGCTTTCATTTTTAATTTTTAATTCTTAATTTTTAATTGAATTACGCCATTTCAGCACGAAGCATGTCGAGCCCGGCACGAACAATACGTTGAACTTCTACCTTTGAAGAGCATACAAATTCGCAAAGGGCAAAATCCTCGGGAGCTACTTCGTAGATACCCAGGGCCTCCATGCGGTCGATATCGCCTGCAATGATAGCCTTCACCAGATATTCGGGGAAGATGTCCATTGGGAATACCTTGTCGTACTCGTTGGACATAATCATGTGGCGTTCGCCGCCTTTGACACGTGCATCGAGTACATACTCCTTGTTCTTGCCCATCAACCAGCTAAAATAGGAATGATTTACGCTGAACTGATCAAAACGCGGCATAATCCAACCTGCCATTTCATGGATGTCGTCACCTTCGGGAATTACTGTCAGCTGACTGTCGAAAGCGCCGAGGAAGCCGTTCGGGCTTACCTGTTTACCTGTAAGTACATTACCGCTGATGTAGCGCAAGTCTCTGCCTGTGGTCACGTTTCCACTGAATACGTTTGTCAGCAGGGCGCCTACTTTCAGTTTGCAGTATGCAGGTTTCAACACTTCGGAACCTGTCACAGCTACCTTACGCGTCATGTCCACACGACCAGTGTTGAACAGACGACCGATGAAGATGACTGCTTCCGCACCGATTGTCCACACGGTTTCACCCTTCACGATAGGGGAAATGTGGTTAATCTGTACGCCTACATTTCCGGCCGGGTTCGGTCCGTCAAATGCGGTAATCGTCACATTCTTGGCTTGCGTCAACGCTGCTGCCTTTTGTTTCACACTAATACTCAGATACGTCTTTGCCATCTTGGCAAGAGCGTCAAGTCCTGTCTGGAAGTTTGCTTCCTCGCCTTTCAGGGCGAACTCGAAATCGGGTGCCAGCGGGTTACTGTCGAAGGCTGAAATGAAGATGGCTTTCGGATACATCGTAGGGTCAGCAATCACGTCGTAGGGACGCTGACGGATGAAAGCGAACATACCTGCTTCCAGCAATGCAGCTTTCACTGACTCACCGTTCAGGGCATTCACGTCTTTCTTACCGAATTCTTCATAGTCTTGCTCAGCAGCAGCTTCAACGACAATGTTCAGCACTTTGCGGCGTGCACCGCGCTCCACGCTTGTCACTACGCCGCTTACGGGCGAAACAAATTTCAATTCAGGATGATTCTTGTCGATAAACAAGGGTCCTCCGGCCATCACATATTCCTGTTCTTTGACCACCACTTTCGGAGTGATACCCGTGAAATCCTCGGGAACCAATGCGTAGAATCCCGGCTCTTTCACAGACTTTAACTCCTGAGCAGCTTTACCTTTCAGGTTGATGTCAAGGCCTTTACGTAACTTAATTACATTTGCCATGCGTTTATATAAAATAATGGTTTCATTAATTTGCCGCAAAAGTAGCAAAAAAGAACGTGAATAAAGAGTAAAAAAGAAAGGAATTACGGATAAATTTCCGCAATTCCTTTCGTTAACGAGCACGACAATAATAGGGCTACTGAAAAGGGGCTAAAATAGTATACCACTGCAATAATTCGATTTGCCCTTGCAATAATTTTATTAGCCCTTCCAATAATTATTTCTAATTTTCTTCCGCAAACATCGGATCCCATGCCGGCAGACGGATAGGCTTCTGCTTGAATATATCCATCACTTTGGCAGGCACATATTTGGTTTCCAACACCAGACGGAACATATATTCGTTGAACCATTCGTCAGTCATAATCAGGTGTCCCTGGTAACCGCTTGCGGGACCCCAACTGTTCTCCACCATCCACTTCACAGGCTGTCCGTCCTGATTCAAGTCCACTGCCATGAGGGTCATTGCATGGCTGGAGCCACTGGAAAAGGTTTGGATACGCTGTTTCTTATCCATGCCGAAAGTGGTGCCCATCAATGATTCGTAATCATAGTTTTTCACATCGAGCAGTCCACGCTCTGAGTTCAGGAACTTGCCCACATCGCAGGAAAAATACATCATGGTACTGTCTTTCAGGGAGGCGATGGCCATTTCCTTGATGTCCTCTACAGGCAGATTAACGTATGTCCAGTTCTTGCCGTCGTAGCGGTGGCGGTCATAGTCTATCTCATAGCATTTGTAGTACTCGCGGGTGGGGTCATTCATCACCATCACGTAGTTGGTCAGCAGGTTTTCGTCACCATACTTTTTCAGGAAGGACATCGGGGTATGATGTTCTGTTTCTGCGGGATTGCCTTTGGCATCTTTGCGTACATAGTCAAATTCCGTGGGCGGAACTCCAAGATTCAACACCAGCATGCGATAGATGGTGCCGAGCATCGTTGTTTTTTCTTTATCCAGTGCGGCAGGTTTTGCTCCTTTGGAAGCAAGGTCACGCAACTGTAATCCGTATTCTTTCAGTTTCAGGGAAATGAGGTTTGCCATGCGCGCCGTATTATCGCTGCTGTTCGTTTCCGGCATCGCCTCTTTAGGCACCAGACCATATTTGCTGACGATATCGGCAACCCCCGTAAACGTTCCTCCATCACTCAACGGATGCTGGAAAAGCCATTCCACGGTCTTGTCGGTCATCGGACTTTTGCTTGTGTCGATTACACCTTGGAGGAAAAGGTTCGCTTTCTCCAACTGGTCCCAGAAGAAAGGATAAATCTCTGAAAATTCAAAAGACTGGAAGCCATATTGGGCAATAGTCTTGGCACGCATCACGTTCAGCCCAGTGAAAAGCCAGCAACGGCCGGAAGATTTCTGGTCTGTAATTCCTTTGGAGTTTACTTTCACGGAGAAATGAGTATCCATACCTGTCAGATTTTCCTGGTTGAGGGCCAGTTTGCGGATGTCGTTGTTGCCAATAGCATTACGCAAGGCTTTATCGGCAATAGATCCCTGATAGCTCTGTTTAATCTGATGCAGCATGGTTTCGCTGATACCACCCTTCCCGTCCTGTGCCTGCATAGAAAACAAAGCGGCACTGAAAACAAAAACTGATAAAATTCGTTTATTCATGAAATAATAGTTTTATGTTATTTATTCAAGTTTCGCAAACAAGAAATCTGCCTCTCAATACATCCGGACCAAGACAGGCTCGTAGCAAGTCCGTATCTGCTCCGTACCAAGTCCGTACTATCTCCGTATGTATAGACACGGAGCAGGTACGGAGAAGGCACGGAGCAGATACGGACCGGATAGGTTTTGTTTACCTCATGAGGTGATGCAAATTTAATTGCTTTTTTGAAACTTTTAGTAAATTCTTTAGATTTATTGTCAATTGAGTTGAAAACTTATCCAAATAAATTAGTTTTCTTTGCACCCTCATTCGTATGATATGAAGAAATATATAATAGGTATTGTGACGTTACTGTTTTCAGTAACAGTTCTTTCCGCTCAGGAAATGATAAACTTGGCTACCAGCAATGACACGACTCCGGCATTGACCAAACGTGAATTACGAAAACAAAAGGTAGCAAAGCGAAATCTGCATTATAACATTCTGGGTGGCCCCAGTTACACCCCCGACTTTGGTGCCGTACTTGGCGGAAGCGCCCTGATGACGTTCCGGATGAATCCCAGTGACACCACACAGTTGCGTTCTGTAGTCCCCGTAGCTATTGCTTTCCTGTTCAATGGCGGCATCAACCTCTTCTCCAAACCCCAGCTCTTCTTCAAAGGCGACCGCTTCCGCATCTTCGGAAAGTTTGCTTACAAGAATACGGAAGACAACTTCTATGGATTAGGTTATAATACGAATAAAAATTATGTCCGCAGCGACACCACCAGCCAATATCGTTACAGCGGCATACAGTTCAACCCCTGGTTCCTGTTCCGACTGGGCAACAGTAATATATTTGCCGGTCCGCAGATAGACATCAACTATGACGACATCACGGAACCTGCCAAGCATCTGGTAAACGAGCCTTCCTACAAAGCGGCGGGCGGAACCAGCAAAGGATATACTAACTTCAACTCCGGCGTCGGCTTCCTGCTGACTTACGATAGTCGTGACATCCCTGCCAATGCATATCGTGGTATGTACCTTGATTTTCGTGGAATGATGTACACTAAATTTCTCGGAAGCGATGACAATTTCTATCGTCTGGAGATAGATTACCGCCAGTATAAGAGCCTGGGTAAACGCAGGGTACTCGCCTGGACGGCCCAGAGTAAAAATGTATTCGGTGACGTGCCGTTGACGCAATACGTCCTTACAGGAACTCCTTTCGACCTGCGCGGTTATTATATGGGACAGTATCGTGATAAATCCTCCCATGTAGTCATGGCAGAATATCGCCAGATGATAAACACCGACAAAAGTACCTGGGTGAAACGCATGCTCAACCATGTAGGTTTTGTGGGATGGGCAGGTTGTGGTTTCATGGGGCCCACTATGGGCAAAATAGAAGGTGTACTGCCCAATTATGGCATAGGATTACGCATCGAGGTGCAACCCCGCATGAACGTGCGTCTCGACTTGGGTAAAAATACAGTTAACAATCAAACATTGTTCTACTTCAACATGACAGAAGCATTTTAATGAATGAATGATTTGTTTCCGTCTTGTATATGCAATGTAAAAAATACCCCATAACGGACAATTTAGAACTCACAACCAGCAACTATTTTTACCGATTCTCTTGCATCAGTAAAAGATTATCCATATTTTTGGGCTTTATTATCTTGTTTACCTTAAACAAAACTGAGAACATCACATAATGAGAACTTTCGAGATAGTATTCTGGATAAGCCTGTTTATTGTATTCTACACTTATATAGGATATGGAATTGTATTGTACATTTTGGTCAAAATTAAAGAAACTTTCCGTAAACTGGTACATTACCCCATGCCCCCCGACGGGGATTTGCCGGAACTGACCCTGTTCATCGCTGCTTACAACGAAGAAGATGTTGTGAATGAGAAGATGCAGAACTGCCTGGAGTTGGATTATCCCGCAGAGAAACTACAGATATTCTGGGTTACGGACGGCAGTAACGACCATACCAACGAACGCCTTGCACGCTGGCCACAAGCCACTGTACTCCACCAACCCGTACGCCAGGGAAAAACCGCTGCACTCAACCGGGGTATGAAGTTTGTAAAAACTCCCCTTGTCGTATTCACCGATGCCAATACACATCTGAACCGGGAAGCCTTACGTGAAATTGTTCATGCCTTTGTCAATCCCAAAGTGGGCTGCGTGGCAGGCGAAAAACGTATAGCCATGCAGGCAAAGGATAATGCCGCATCCGGTGGGGAAGGCATTTACTGGAAATATGAGTCTAAGCTGAAAGCCCTCGATTCACGCCTCTACTCGGCTGTAGGCGCTGCCGGAGAATTGTTTGCCGTCCGCAGCGAACTGTTCGAGGATATGCAGACAGATACATTGCTCGACGACTTCATTCTCTCCCTTCGCATCGTCATGCGGGGTTACACCATCGCTTACTGCGCTGCCGCCTATGCCACCGAAAATGGTTCTGCTGATATGCAGGAAGAGGAAAAACGCAAAGTACGCATCGCAGCCGGAGGTTTGCAATCCATCTGGAGACTGCGTCCATTACTGAACCCTTTCCGCTACGGCCTGCTCAACTTCCAATATGTGTCTCATCGTGTCCTGCGGTGGTCCATCACTCCCATCCTGTTATTCCTGCTGCTTCCCCTCAACGTAGTATTGCTTTTCACCACTGCCCAGCCACTATTCTATGCTATTATCCTGGGGTTACAAATTCTGTTTTATCTGATGGGAATCTGGGGCTATGTTCTCTCCCGAAGGCACATAAAGAACAAGATACTCTTTATTCCATACTACTTCCTCTTCATGAACGTAAACGTGATAAGAGGATTCCGCTACTTGAGCAAACGTAAAGGCAATAAAAGCGGAGCCTGGGAAAAAGCACGAAGGGCAGGCTAACAAGCCGCCTACCAATAAATCTAAAAACAAAGAAAGACAATGAAAAACATTCTGAAAGACACGAACAATTCCGAGAAACTCCTGAATATGACGTCAGATACATTGATACTCATGGACAAGGATGGAGTGTGCGTAGATATAGCCATCCACAACGTGGATCTCTGGTTTCTGAAAGAAGAAAAACTACTCGGAAAGAACTTGCTGGCGATACTGCCGTCCAGAACATATAGCGAGTTTTATCCGGAATTCAAGAAAGTCTTGTCGCACAGAACAAAGTCGACCCGCAATTACGAACTCTGTTTGAAGGACGATACCTATTTCTTTAAGTGTATCATGCAGCCGTACGGTGCCCTGGTATTATGCCAATACCGGGACATTACGGAGCGCAGCCAACGAAAACTGGAATTGGAAAGGAACAACCGGGAACTCTACGAGATTCAGAAAGCCGCTCTTATCGGCAGTTGGCAATACGAGTCCGACACACGTACTTTCAGCTATGTTGGTCATACCGATATCATGTGTACCGAAGAGCCACAACATATCAACGTAGACATATACCTGAAATATATACTTCCGGAAGACAGGGAAACCTTCAATAACTGGTTGGAACAAAATCTGCAAGGTGATATGGAGAACAGCGTGGATTATCGTATTCTTTATCAGGGCCAAATCTTCTACATCCGCCTCAAAGCCTTTGCACGCGAACGCCATAGAGACGGTAACACCACTATGGAAGGTTATATACAAAACATCACAGATATACAACGCCGCCGCAATGACATCAACCTGCTTACCCACGCCATAAACAATTCAACAGAAGATATCTACTCAGCCCGGGAAGATGGTACGCTCATATTCGCCAACCGTTGTTTTAAAGATCGGCACAACATAAGCAATACGGATGACATTACTCAAATGAAGATATACGACCTCCAATCGTATGGCCGTAACCAGAAAACATGGGCAGAATTTGCCGCCAGCGTCAAGCGGGGAGAATCCAATCAAGGTTACATCGTCCATAACCCGTTACCACTTCGTCCCGAAGTGCTTGCCATTGAAGGAAATTCTTATTGGGTCACCAGCGACGAAGGAATAGGAACGATCTGGACATTCGGCAGGGACATAACACAACGCATCCGTCAAGAACAGGAAATCAAGCAATTAAATCAAGTTTTGGATAAAATTATTGAGAACCTACCCGCCGGTGTTGTCGTGAAAGACATTAAAAACGGCTATAAATATATCTACCGCAATCGTGAGTCATACAATCGGGACATCACCATGCAGGAAGCCCTGGGAAAAGATGACTATGATTTTTATTGTCCTGAAATAGCGGAAGAAAAGAGGAAACAGGATATTGAAGTAACCGCCACCGGAGAGGAAATGCATTGGGTGGCGGAAGAACGCGATGGTAACGGCAATTCCCTCTTCCTCGACAAGCGGAAGATGAAAATAGAAAGTAGCGACTTCCCTCCCATTTTATTAAGCATCGAATGGGACATCACCGACATGGAACTGATGAGACGTGAACTGATGGTCGCCAAAGAGAAAGCCGAAACTTCCGACCAACTCAAATCGGCATTCCTCGCCAATATGAGCCACGAGATACGTACACCGCTCAACGCCATCGTCGGTTTTTCACGCATCATTGCTGAAAGCGACGATACCGAAGAACGCAAAAGTTATTATAACATAGTAGAGGCAAACAACGAGCGCCTGTTGCAACTCATCAATGAGATTCTCGACCTCTCGAAGATAGAAGCCGGCATTGTAGAATTCAGTGTCGCCACGGTCCGCCTGCATCCGCTGTGCAAGGAAATACATGACGCCCACGTATTTCGCTGCCCGGAAGGTGTCGAGCTGATTTTTGAACCTTCAGACGAAGAACTCCACATCGACTCGGACAAGAACCGCATCTTCCAGGTCATTTCAAATCTGATAGGCAATGCGTTCAAATTCACGACCAAAGGCAGCATCAGTTACGGATATCACCAAAAGGGAGAAAAAATAGTATTTCATGTGACCGATACCGGTACGGGTATCGCTCCCGAAAAGATAGGAAAAGTATTTGAACGCTTTGTGAAAGCCAATAACTTCGCACAAGGAACAGGCTTGGGATTAGCCATTTGCAAGACCATTATTGAACGTCTGGGTGGAACAATTTCCGTAACTTCCGAGCTGGGTAAAGGTACTACTTTCACCTTTACCCTGCCTGCCAATACAGCCAAGGAGAAAGAAAAGGAAATGCTTAAAAGCGCACTTGAAAGCAGCGAACTGACAGCCGAAGAGCAAAGTATAATAACTGCAAATGCAGAAAGCACACCAATTCCAGCCACTAAAAGCACAAAGATGAAAACTGTTCTGATAGCCGAAGACACGGACAGCAATTACATCCTGACCAAAGCTATTC from Bacteroides sp. MSB163 includes:
- a CDS encoding NADH:ubiquinone reductase (Na(+)-transporting) subunit B, producing MKALRNYLDKIKPNFEEGGKYHAFQSVFDGFETFLFVPNRTSKSGTHIHDAIDSKRIMSMVVIALIPALLFGMYNVGYQHFHATGATGSFIELFAYGFLAVLPKIIVSYVVGLGIEFVVAQWKKEEIQEGFLVSGILIPMIVPVDCPLWILAVATAFSVIFAKEVFGGTGMNVFNVALITRAFLFFAYPTKMSGDAVWVSGDSIFGMGQAVDGLTVATPLGEAATTGAVPPFSWDMVTGLIPGSIGETSVIAIALGAILLLVTGIASWKTMFSVFVGGAFMAWVFNTVGPDTPMAQMPWYEHLVLGGFCFGAVFMATDPVTSARTETGKYIFGFLIGVMAIVIRVLNPGYPEGMMLAILLMNIFAPLIDYCVVQGNISRREKRAIKSNN
- a CDS encoding Na(+)-translocating NADH-quinone reductase subunit A, coding for MANVIKLRKGLDINLKGKAAQELKSVKEPGFYALVPEDFTGITPKVVVKEQEYVMAGGPLFIDKNHPELKFVSPVSGVVTSVERGARRKVLNIVVEAAAEQDYEEFGKKDVNALNGESVKAALLEAGMFAFIRQRPYDVIADPTMYPKAIFISAFDSNPLAPDFEFALKGEEANFQTGLDALAKMAKTYLSISVKQKAAALTQAKNVTITAFDGPNPAGNVGVQINHISPIVKGETVWTIGAEAVIFIGRLFNTGRVDMTRKVAVTGSEVLKPAYCKLKVGALLTNVFSGNVTTGRDLRYISGNVLTGKQVSPNGFLGAFDSQLTVIPEGDDIHEMAGWIMPRFDQFSVNHSYFSWLMGKNKEYVLDARVKGGERHMIMSNEYDKVFPMDIFPEYLVKAIIAGDIDRMEALGIYEVAPEDFALCEFVCSSKVEVQRIVRAGLDMLRAEMA
- a CDS encoding C1 family peptidase is translated as MNKRILSVFVFSAALFSMQAQDGKGGISETMLHQIKQSYQGSIADKALRNAIGNNDIRKLALNQENLTGMDTHFSVKVNSKGITDQKSSGRCWLFTGLNVMRAKTIAQYGFQSFEFSEIYPFFWDQLEKANLFLQGVIDTSKSPMTDKTVEWLFQHPLSDGGTFTGVADIVSKYGLVPKEAMPETNSSDNTARMANLISLKLKEYGLQLRDLASKGAKPAALDKEKTTMLGTIYRMLVLNLGVPPTEFDYVRKDAKGNPAETEHHTPMSFLKKYGDENLLTNYVMVMNDPTREYYKCYEIDYDRHRYDGKNWTYVNLPVEDIKEMAIASLKDSTMMYFSCDVGKFLNSERGLLDVKNYDYESLMGTTFGMDKKQRIQTFSSGSSHAMTLMAVDLNQDGQPVKWMVENSWGPASGYQGHLIMTDEWFNEYMFRLVLETKYVPAKVMDIFKQKPIRLPAWDPMFAEEN
- a CDS encoding BamA/TamA family outer membrane protein; protein product: MKKYIIGIVTLLFSVTVLSAQEMINLATSNDTTPALTKRELRKQKVAKRNLHYNILGGPSYTPDFGAVLGGSALMTFRMNPSDTTQLRSVVPVAIAFLFNGGINLFSKPQLFFKGDRFRIFGKFAYKNTEDNFYGLGYNTNKNYVRSDTTSQYRYSGIQFNPWFLFRLGNSNIFAGPQIDINYDDITEPAKHLVNEPSYKAAGGTSKGYTNFNSGVGFLLTYDSRDIPANAYRGMYLDFRGMMYTKFLGSDDNFYRLEIDYRQYKSLGKRRVLAWTAQSKNVFGDVPLTQYVLTGTPFDLRGYYMGQYRDKSSHVVMAEYRQMINTDKSTWVKRMLNHVGFVGWAGCGFMGPTMGKIEGVLPNYGIGLRIEVQPRMNVRLDLGKNTVNNQTLFYFNMTEAF
- a CDS encoding glycosyltransferase family 2 protein gives rise to the protein MRTFEIVFWISLFIVFYTYIGYGIVLYILVKIKETFRKLVHYPMPPDGDLPELTLFIAAYNEEDVVNEKMQNCLELDYPAEKLQIFWVTDGSNDHTNERLARWPQATVLHQPVRQGKTAALNRGMKFVKTPLVVFTDANTHLNREALREIVHAFVNPKVGCVAGEKRIAMQAKDNAASGGEGIYWKYESKLKALDSRLYSAVGAAGELFAVRSELFEDMQTDTLLDDFILSLRIVMRGYTIAYCAAAYATENGSADMQEEEKRKVRIAAGGLQSIWRLRPLLNPFRYGLLNFQYVSHRVLRWSITPILLFLLLPLNVVLLFTTAQPLFYAIILGLQILFYLMGIWGYVLSRRHIKNKILFIPYYFLFMNVNVIRGFRYLSKRKGNKSGAWEKARRAG
- a CDS encoding ATP-binding protein; amino-acid sequence: MKNILKDTNNSEKLLNMTSDTLILMDKDGVCVDIAIHNVDLWFLKEEKLLGKNLLAILPSRTYSEFYPEFKKVLSHRTKSTRNYELCLKDDTYFFKCIMQPYGALVLCQYRDITERSQRKLELERNNRELYEIQKAALIGSWQYESDTRTFSYVGHTDIMCTEEPQHINVDIYLKYILPEDRETFNNWLEQNLQGDMENSVDYRILYQGQIFYIRLKAFARERHRDGNTTMEGYIQNITDIQRRRNDINLLTHAINNSTEDIYSAREDGTLIFANRCFKDRHNISNTDDITQMKIYDLQSYGRNQKTWAEFAASVKRGESNQGYIVHNPLPLRPEVLAIEGNSYWVTSDEGIGTIWTFGRDITQRIRQEQEIKQLNQVLDKIIENLPAGVVVKDIKNGYKYIYRNRESYNRDITMQEALGKDDYDFYCPEIAEEKRKQDIEVTATGEEMHWVAEERDGNGNSLFLDKRKMKIESSDFPPILLSIEWDITDMELMRRELMVAKEKAETSDQLKSAFLANMSHEIRTPLNAIVGFSRIIAESDDTEERKSYYNIVEANNERLLQLINEILDLSKIEAGIVEFSVATVRLHPLCKEIHDAHVFRCPEGVELIFEPSDEELHIDSDKNRIFQVISNLIGNAFKFTTKGSISYGYHQKGEKIVFHVTDTGTGIAPEKIGKVFERFVKANNFAQGTGLGLAICKTIIERLGGTISVTSELGKGTTFTFTLPANTAKEKEKEMLKSALESSELTAEEQSIITANAESTPIPATKSTKMKTVLIAEDTDSNYILTKAILSKEYHLERAKDGMEAVNMFVEINPDIILMDMKMPNLGGLDATKVIRELSPDVPIVALTAFAYDHDRKAALEAGCNDFLTKPFTQEVLKETIKKWVNK